CCGCGACCTGCATGTTCTCCAGCACGCTGAGGATCAGAAGACAGCCCGTATCCTTGCGATCCTCTGTCAGGAAGGCCATGCCGTGGCGGATCGCGGCTGCCGGCGAGGAAATCTCGGCCTTCTTGCCGAAAAGCTCGATCGTGCCGGACGAGGCCGGCGTCACGCCGAAGATGGTTTCGGCAACATTCGACCGGCCTGATCCTACAAGCCCGGCCACGCCGAGAATCTCGCCGGCCCTGACGTCGAAGGACACATTGGAGAAGACGCCGTTGAGGCTCAAATCCTTAACCGAAAGGACGGTCTCGCCGATCGGCACCTCCTCCTTCGGGAACATCTGCGTGATCTCGCGGCCGACCATCATGCGGATGATGTCGTCGCGGGTCACATCGGTCGAAGCGTGCGTGCCGATATATTTGCCGTCGCGGAACACTGAAAACTCGTCGGCGATCTCGAACAGCTCATTCATCTTGTGAGTGATATAGACGATGCCGATGCCCTGGGCGCGCAGGTCGCGGATGATTTGGAAGAGATGCGCAACCTCGCGCTCGGTGAGCGCCGAGGTCGGCTCATCCATGATCAGCACGTCGGAATTATAAGAAACCGCCTTGGCGATTTCGACCATCTGCCGGCTCGCGACCGAAAGCTCACGCACCTGAATTTCAGGATCGATGGAAATGTTGAGGCGCTGGAAGAGCTCCTCGGTCTTGCGGCTCATCTCCGCATGGTCGACGAGGCCAAAACGGTTCTTGGGCTCGCGGCGGATCCATATATTCTCCGAAACCGTCATGAAGGGCATCAGGTTCAATTCCTGATGAATCATGGCGATGCCGTTTTCCAGTGCGTCGAGCGGTGACTTTAGCCGGATTTCGACGCCCTTGAGGCGTACCTCGCCCTGATCGGGAATATAGATGCCGGCAAGGATCTTCATCAGCGTCGATTTGCCCGCACCGTTTTCGCCCATCAGCGCATGCACCGTTCCACGCTTCAGGCGGAAGGAAACGTCATCGAGGGCGAGCACGCCGGGAAATTCCTTGCGGATGCCTTCGGCGCTCAGCAGATAGGCGGCATTGGGGACAACGCCGCTGGCGCGCACCGCCGCCATGGTGGATGGGCTCACAACCATTTTTCCCTCCCGGGCAGATCGGATTTCAAAGGATGCGGGCTTTTGAGCCCGCATCCGTCGATCGTTTTCGTCCTCAGTTCTTCTTGACGAAGTCCTTGACGTTGG
The Rhizobium sp. 11515TR DNA segment above includes these coding regions:
- a CDS encoding sugar ABC transporter ATP-binding protein, encoding MVVSPSTMAAVRASGVVPNAAYLLSAEGIRKEFPGVLALDDVSFRLKRGTVHALMGENGAGKSTLMKILAGIYIPDQGEVRLKGVEIRLKSPLDALENGIAMIHQELNLMPFMTVSENIWIRREPKNRFGLVDHAEMSRKTEELFQRLNISIDPEIQVRELSVASRQMVEIAKAVSYNSDVLIMDEPTSALTEREVAHLFQIIRDLRAQGIGIVYITHKMNELFEIADEFSVFRDGKYIGTHASTDVTRDDIIRMMVGREITQMFPKEEVPIGETVLSVKDLSLNGVFSNVSFDVRAGEILGVAGLVGSGRSNVAETIFGVTPASSGTIELFGKKAEISSPAAAIRHGMAFLTEDRKDTGCLLILSVLENMQVAVLHDKFVRGGFVQEGAIEEACEEMARKLRVKTPNLDERIENLSGGNQQKALIGRWMLTNPRILILDEPTRGIDVGAKAEIHRLVTEMARNGVAVIMISSEMPEVLGMSDRIMVMHEGRVTGFLDRADATQVKVMELAAQ